CTCAACCCTAGGCAACCACTCCTGAACATTTTGGTTTCTCtagatttgttttttcctgacatttttaTATACATCGATTTTGCTTAATGTTTTAAAGGTTTATCCAGGTTTTATCTGTACcagtactttttttgtttttttttttgtttttttttagtttatttattttgagagagccagcgCTTGAGCAGGGCAaggacagagagcgagagggagagagagaatcctaagcagtctcgtGCTGtaattgcagagcctgatgggggctctgtcccacatactgggagatcatgactaaagtcaagagtcacttgactgagccccccaggtgccccactagtacatcctttttatggttgaataatattccattgtgtgaatgtatttattacatttggtttgtttgttgatgggcatttgggttgtttccacttctggACTATTACAGATAATGCTATTTTGTGTACAAGCTTATGTGTAAACATATTTTTGGCTACTTGGTTCTatttctaggagtggaattgctggattacatGCTAACTGTTTTGAAGAGCTGCCCAATGGTATTTCAAGGTGCACATCCTGGACGGCACTTGatactgtatttttgtttgtagtcttcctagtgggtgtgaagtggtatttcctggtttgacttgcatttccctagtgagtGAGGATGTTGAGGTatcctttcatatgcttattggccgtttgtatatcttctttggagaaatgcctattcagaacctttccccattttatttctatgtatgtatatttattttttaagtttatttatttttaagagagagagggagagagagaattccatccaggctccatactgtcagtatGAGCCTAAAGGaatgcttgaactcacaaaccatgagatcatgagctgagacaaagccggctgcttaactgactgaggcatgcaggcacccctcataatcttttttttttttttttaattaactatttatgtttttaaaagacagtgtgagcaggggaagggcagagagagagcgggacagaggatccaaagtgggctctgtgctgagagcagtgagccctgatgcagggcttgaactcccagactgagatcatgatctgagccaaagacgctcaaccgactgagccaccctggtgcccccctcATAGTCTTTTTTCATTGACGTGTAGTTGACCCCACGTTGCATCCTCATAATCTTGATTGTAGGTTGTGCAGATAAGGAAGGTaaaactcagaaaggttaagtaacttgcactCAAAAGTCAGTAATTAGGAGATACAGAGCCTTTTTGAGACACAAAACTTTCTGGCAGGTATATATACCTTTGCTTTCTAACCGTCATTTTGGTTGTACCTATTGGTAATTGGGCTAAAGTAGTTGTTCTCAAGCTTGAGTGCACTTAAGAATCACCtgggtttttgttgtgttttgtttagaGGTTTTGAATAACTAAGGCACAAAAAGGGACCTTGAGTTTTGAAATACAAAGGATATAGGGCATACGGTGTAAAGGATATAAAGTAAAACTTCCATTTTTGATTTTTAGCTTGAATATAGTCATTGAATATACTCATCGTTACCGGTTTGTGgggcatatttttattatttttggggggggggggcagagccagagaggagggggacagaaggtCCGAAGCcagttctgctctgacagcagagagcctgacacagggcttgaactcacgaactgcgagatcatggctgagctgaagttggacatttagtCGACTgaccaacccaggtgcccctgtgaagcatattttaaaaatgaggattcCAAGTTTCACTTCCAGTGACTGATTGAGTTTATCCAGGCGGAGCCCAGGaacctttatttttaacaaatacccGCAGAGGTGGAGGCCTGGAGACcacacttttgagagtgagaagcACTGGGAAGAGCTTAATCTTGTAGTGACTTTAgcttttacacttgatcttagccaaaaggccgagaagcaattGGTGACTTTAGCTTTTAACTTTTCATAGAATTCTGTATGATATGTACCTGAAAAAATTTCTAGTCTTACTAACACCTTAgtattaatgtttgtatttaactttttcccttcctattttgttctttgtcttaCCATCTCTCCGAACACCTCAAGGAGGGAGAGCAGCAGGGCTTTCTTTTATCAACCTTAAACAGAATTCTGTATTGTAATTGtttattttcctgtctcttccaCAGAAGTATAAATTCATAAAGTCAGGACTGACTTTAAACATTCACAGTACAGAATTCTCTGTATATGTCTACAAAAGAAAGGTCAAGGGCCCAAATACAGCAGGTtgtgagaatcactgctctaagTTAAGTCAAAACTACCAAACACaggtttacaaaagaaaaatttcacacACCGACTAATTTCCTTAAAAAGCTCAGAGAAAATAGTAAGTGCTAAAAGGTGAAAGCTGGAGCTCTGGAAGGTTTGGAAATCTCTCATGCAGTTTATTCAGTGAGCAAGCTGCTGCTTTTTTCCTGTAAGCAGTTGGGACGCTGGCAGGTGCTCAGCCTTTTACAGGCAGGTGTGTGTGGGATTGTTTTCTGCTGTTGAGTCAAGTAACCTACCAAATTGAGAAAAGTCTCAAGCGTGCCAATATTTCCCCTTGATTATCACAGCTTGTATTCCAGAGAATACTGTCAGTAGTTTATGTGGCGATCAACCTTTTTATTTCAACATCTACTTAATTTAAtcgttttaagtgtatttattttgagagagagagaacatgagcacaagcaggggaggggcagagggagagggagagaatcccaagcagtgtggagcccgacgtgaggctcaaactcaacgatcccatgagattatgacctgagccaaaaccaagagttggtcacttaaccaactgagccacccaggtgcccctcagaatcCACTTAATTTTGGGCAGCtgctttaaaagtgaaaaattaaaaaataaatgaataaaataaaataaaagtgaaaaattttcAGTAGGCTCTTCATTTTCCCCCTTAAGTCAGTTTTTCCTGGATTCTTCTTCAGACTCACATTAGTTTTTGTTTCAGTCTTGAAATATCTGTATTTTCCTCTCTCGTTGTTATTTGTAAATTGTAttctctagtgtttttttttccaaataagttttcaaaaatgttagtTTAAATAGctaaaagataaaatactgaacCTATTTTATAATGTGTTTGGAAATATACTTTTTCTGTTAGTTTCCTTGTGtcttatttaacaaaaatgtgcATTGTATATTTTGTGGATTGAGAAGATACAGCATTTGCTGCTTGGGAATATTAGCCCTAAGAAGTGGTTCCTTGCCCCCAAGGAATTTAGAATCTAGCTAAAGAGAAAGATTTGTAAATAatagaaggaagaataaaatgaaacctCCCTAGAGGGACAAGCAGCCGACCTATGCTGGGGGAGCAGGTGAGGAGGTGAGGCTTGAGCGAGCCGGATCCAGAGGGAAGAGTTGGCCAGGTGAACATTGGGGTGGAGTAGCTACTAGAAGGCATAGAGGTATGATGGACCAGAAGGCAGTCCTCGGAGGAGTGTGGCTGCCCTCAACCTCCAGTGCAAAACAGCAGCGCAGCAAGGTGGGGGGCAGGTGAACGTGGTGGTGGTCTCTCCGTGCTGCTCACTGCCTGTTCCACTGGAGCGACCTTGATTTTCACACTCCTCAGTTGAATGTTCCAATAATGCCACTCTTCTAATTTAGATTCCAGAGAATGTGGGGTTTTTATCATTACTGAGTAAAATCTCCGGTGTTTCTTCTCTGGTAAtcctaacacatttttttttttttcctttcctttttgggCTGCAGCAACTCCCTGCTTtctgtttccatgtctttttcTGGGATATTGTGGCGGAACTGTATCTGTGCTGCAGTTGCCCAGTAACAAAATCCCTTTTTACTTCCCTATATAGATGTTTGGGGACCAGAGTTGGAGGCCCAGTTGATGTATTTTTTGGGCTCCTTTTCTTTTACAAACTAATTCTTTATTCTTGATTTAATCTTGACGCCACAATAAATTTTGCTTGTTGaatattccatttttctgttgagcagcatttgtatatttttagtgACTGAAATAGTTTCAAGATTAGGagtatctgggggcgcctgggtggcacagtcggttaagcatccgacttcagccaggtcacgatctcgcggtccgtgagttcgagccccgcatcaggctctgggctgatggctcagagcctggagcctgtttccgattctgtgtctccctctctctctgcccctcccccgttcatgctctgtctctctctgtcccaaaaataaaaaaataataaaaaaacgttgaaaaaaaaaaagattaggagtATCTGGTGTCTAAGTACTTCCTTCAgcctttctcttttacttcttcctctctaGGGAATTCTGGCTCATTATGAATTTTGCCATTATTTGTTTCTGTGCAAATGGCAGGTGTTGGACTGTCTAGAGAAACCTTAAAGTCATGGGCAGGGTAGTTCAGATGGCTGAAATAGTGGTATGTGttcttgcttaggattctgtgtggTGTTTCCTTTTTGTGTGCCCTGTGAGAAATATGTATCCTAAGAGCGAATGAATTAGTTAatctgttgtttctcttggaaacaagaaaagcaagaaattCTGATATGAtgtaaaatgttgattttttttttttgtttttttaggacaTGATACTCATTTTTGTGACAAGAAAATCCTGTTGCTAGAAGCAGGTCCAAAAAAAGTATGGGAGAAATTGCCAGAAACTTACAGCAACAGAGTCAGCTCCATTTCCCCTGGCTCTGCAACCCTTCTCAGTAGTGAGTAGATGTTTCATAGAACCGGTCTCTTGTCTCTCTTGGCTTTCCAGTGTGCCTTGTAGGGCAGAGTCTCCAGAGCATCTGGTGAGGAGGGAGCTCATtgcgggggcggtgggggggaatGGTGTAGGTTGTCTAGTTCATCGTTGAAGATGAGGACCCCTGACACTGTTAAAAGTGTACCTAGTCTGAGAAAGACCTCCTTGGGACTTGTGGGTCCATCATGTAGGCTTCCTTTGTGATGTTGGGTCATTATGAATTGATGGAATTGAAACTATGTGAACTAATTATGACCATTCACTTCTGGTAGGAGCACCCTCTTCATTTCCAGAGTCAGCCCTCTGGGGAGCTAGGAGTTTGCATGCTAGATGCTTTTGGAGTATAGATGGATGTGTGCACATGGAACCCATTAGAAAACTATCTTTAGGTTTCTGCCAAATGTTACTCCCTCAGGCTATCCTATCTAGAACCACCCTGTCAAAAATTAGACTCTTCCATCATTCTTTAGCCTCTTAcgctgctttatttttcttgataacaCTTAGTACTACCTGACAATATATTACGTATTTTTTTACCGTCTGTGTCTCCAGGCAGAATGTTAGCTGCAGAAGGGCAGGAactttttctgtttggtttcacACTTTATGCTCAGTACCTAGAATTGTGTTGGGCACataagtaggtgctcaataaagaaaaagtcttttttttttttttttaagatattacttttaaggaatctctacgctcattgtggggctcgaactcataaccccatGACCAAGAGTCACACGCCCTGAGTGAACCAGTTGCCCTCCCAAAATAGTCTTTATTCAGAGTTAAACTTCTGTAGGATGGTGAAAAACAATGTggatttggtttccttttttatgccccctccccattttttttttaagtttacttatttattttgagagagtgtaagtgagaaaggggcagagaggagaggggtagagagagagaattccaagcaggctccacaccaccaatgcagagcccaatgtggggattgaactcccgaaccatgagatcatgacctgagctgaagctggatgcttaaccgactgagccacccaggcacccccctttccCCTAACTTTAATGTGATTTGACTTTTTGATTATGAAAGCTGTGCCTTTTTTCATGCTATATAATCTGAACTGGGGAGCAGAGTAGCTTAACTCCTAGcatcaaacaggaagaaatggcaaGTATTTTCCAGTTTGTCATTGGAGAACACTGAAAACAACCTCTTACTTCAAAGGTTAGAAAGACAAGGAAAGCCTAGGAAGGGTGTGGTCCCATAAGGTTGCTCTGGCCTATATATAGATCTTTTCTTTTGTAGGTTTTGGTGCCTGGGACCACATCTGCAACATGAGATACAGAGCCTTTCGGCGAATGCAGGTGCCTTCTTTATCACTTTTGGCAAGATATCTTGGTTGTCTTGGGTTAAGATATTGAAGTCCATATTCTCCGTATTTTCTGTGAAAGTGGGAAGAATCAAAGTTCTCACTCAGTCTAAGGAGTCGGGGGAAGCATTCTCGAGAGAATTTTCTTCTTACCTTCTGTCTCCTGCCAGAGGGACTGACATTGTGATTTTTCTGGTTCTGTCACTTGGGAAAGCAGTAGTTTCTGACTGGAGtaatgctttcttttccttgggtTATAATACAAGTTTCCCTTTGTGTTTTCCAGGTGTGGGATGCCTGCTCAGAGGCCCTGATAATGTTCGATAAGGATAATCTGGACGACATGGGCTATATAGTGGAGAATGATGTCATAATGTGCGCTCTCACTAAGCAGCTGGAGGCTGTGTCGGGTGAGGCACCCACTTCTTACATCTTCCTTTTACTCTGGAAGGTGAATTACTTTAGAATTATCAGAGGACTTACTGGAAAAAAGGACGCCTTTTACAGAGACTGAACATCCACCATAAAGAAATCCTCTGATGGGTATTTTAGGgttgttcttctctttttttttttttttttttaattttttaattttttttaatgtttatttactttggagggagagacagggagtgtgtgagcaggcgaggggcagagaaagagacacacagaatctgaagcaggcactgagcccgacacagggctcgaactcatgaaccgcaggatcatgacctgagccacccaggtgctctgggttgttcttttctttctttctttttttttttttttaaacagttttactctggtataatttacataacatagaattcacccattttaagtgtacaattcagtgatttttagtgtAATTATAGAGTTATGCCACCATCACAAtaccattttagaacatttctgtcacctcaAAAGGAAACCTTATGTCCATTTACATCCATTCCCCATTcccaaccccagcccctggcaccatTGATCTACTTTTCTGTCTCTcgggatttgtctattctggacatttcatatagaTAGAATCATACAGGACATATGTATGcttctgtgtctacttctctcaCTGAACATAtctttgagattcattcatgttgcagCCCTATTagtattccattcttttttattgccaagtagtattccatcatgtggatataccacatttcatttattcattcatgagttaatggacatttggattgtttccactttttggcaattgtgaataatgctatgaacacttgtgtacaagtttttgcgTGGACATAGGTTTCTGGGTAGATACTTAGGAGTAGACTTGCTGGGTCATaaataattctgtgtttaacattttcaGAAACTACTAAACTTTTTCAAAGAGGCTATACCATTTCCTTTTCCCACCAATGATATATAAGGGTTCCAgtatctccacatccttaccaacacttacttttcactttttattattatatatattttttattatagccatcttagtgactgaaatggtatctcattgtagttttgattgtatttcccatcttttcctctgcttattggccatttggagaAATGACTATTCAAAATCTTTTGCCCATATAAAAACTGgattgtcagggtgcctgggtgactcagtcggttgaacatctgactcttgatttcggcttcaggtcatggtctcatggtttgtgagatcgagccccactgtTAGGCTCTACGCTGAtagtcaggagcctgcttgggattctctccctcctctctatgcccctcccctgcttgtgcactctctctataaatacaaataaacataaaaaaaaaaaaaaaacaccaaaaaactggattgtctttctttttgagttacaagagttttttatatattctgaatatgagttccttatcagatacataatttgcaaatatctcagAGTTCTAGCTTTCTGATATGGGATAATAACTTATCCATGTAATCAACTTATGtgtaacttttttaaagattttttttaagtttatttaattttttttatgtttatttattttgagagagagagtgagcacgagatggggaggggcagagagagaggtgggggggatagaaagaattccaagcaggctctgtgctgtcagtacagagcctgatgcagagctccaactcacaaaatcatgagatcatgacctgagccaaaaccaagagttggacacttaaccgactgagccacccaagtgccctttttaaatttattttgagagagtaccagagtgagcaggggaggggcagagagaggaggagagagaatcccaagcaggctccatactgtcagcagtgtgaagcccagtgcagggcctgaacccatgaaccacaagttcatgacccaagccaaaatcaggagtcagacgtttaactgtctgagccacccaggcgcccccaaaattttaggtaattttatgctttaccgactgagccagccaggcatcccactTATGTGCAGCTTTTAAAGATAGCTTAGACCTAATATTTAGTCACTTAGAAACATGTTCCGTAATATATTGGTGGAAAAAGTATGTGTCATATCCTACGTGTGCACTGTGTCTATATGCATAGGAAATCACCTGGAAAGCTAGATGGCAAAGCTTTAACTGTAGTTGCCTCTGAATGATGAGATTAAGGGtgatttttccctcctttttaaatctttgttgttCAGACTTCCAGTAGGTGTATCATTTTTATGATCAGAAAAGTAAAACGATTTCCAATGGCAAGAAAAATCTTATGAAATCTAGAACTTACCTGGGCCCATGAGATTCCCACCCTGTTTATTCTGAAAGCACATGTGGATTCGCTTAGGCACAGAGGGAAACTACAAGAGCAGTGAGTGTGGAGATGAGAAGAAAGAATCCCTGGTGCGGGCTGGTAACTCAGtgagagttgattttttttgacACTGATTCATCCCTGTGACTTTTGTCATTTATCAGCTCTCAGACCATAGCATTAATTATAGGAGTTGTTAGATCTTTTCTTGCTTAGGGGTAAATGATAAGAGACGGCTGTCTTGAGAGCTTGCTTTAGATCTAGTTAGGGCTTTTTTCTCAGCCGTGTGGACTGCCtttctaatgttttgttttctctcttctgacTCCTAGACCGTGTGACGGTTCTCTACAGGAGCAAAGCAGTCGGCTATACCTGGCCTTATCCATTTCCCATGACAGACTCCAGCCCTTGGGTTCATATTACCCTAGGTGATGGCAGCACCCTCCAGACTAAATTGTTGGTAGttgaaaattcttattttgcCAGGGGTCTTGCATATCCATAGCTTATTCTAAACTCTAGGGCCTTTAGTTTTTAGATCTAAGCTATAGTTGAAGTTAATTTTTGGCAGAGCTTTTGGTTATAAGGACCAGTACCCACCTAGGCCAACTCAAGTCAATATGGTGTCATTGTAAATCCTGTATAGGAAGCAGTCTCCTAGACTATCTTAGGTctggaaataaaagaaacccGTCCCTGTGAGGGACAAAAACCGGAAATTGAGGTTCTTTTTTCCCTCACAGGAGTCCTGTAGTCAATCCATCTCATTGTATTCCCCTCCCacacttttttttctacttgccAGCTTCCTCTTTTACTTGACATCCATTCCTAACCTTACAACAGGAGTGTTCAGCTCCAGTGCCTGccttattgatttctagttcaaACATCAAGAGAATTTGGCCAAGCTAACCTCTGGCTAGTACCTCATGGAGGACACGTCCAGCTTTGGTCCATTAGCTGAGACTGGGGTCACCTAGGTAAGGCTACTCCTCCAGGGGCTGTGAGTGAGGCAAGCATGGTAACAAGTTGTCTGCTACAGATGGGCTTTGAGAACAGGTGGACCTAGAGAAAACTTGAGACAGAAACAAACCTCTGGAACAGTTTCATGTATTAAGAAGTTATGAGACTTAACAGGCTCTTGTTTCCATGCAGATTGGTGCAGACGGTCACAACTCAGGAGTGCGGCAGGCTGCTGGGATTCAGAACATCAGCTGGAACTATGATCAGTCTGCTGTTGTAGCTACTTTGCATTTATCGGAGGTAAAGTCCTGAGCCCACCATCTGGGGACCCTGCTCGTGTTTAATGGGTACTGAGCACCTCTCGTGAGAACTCTTCTTTCAATTGTAGGCCACAGAAAACAATGTAGCCTGGCAGAGATTTCTTCCCTCTGGGCCCATTGCTCTGCTCCCGGTAAGAAGTCCTTCTGGGTACTCTGCTTAAACATGCCCAGTCTTCCTCTTTTAGGGCTTCAGTTTCTCTCAACCTTTTTCTGCTTTCTAGGGAATATGCCCAAGCTAACTTTACTTCCTTTATGCTTGAGAGCTCCCAAGAACAGAAGTTTTAGCCCTTAGCATTGGTGTTCTTTTGACACAGCTCTCAGACACCTTGAGTTCCTTGGTTTGGTCCACATCCCATGAACATGCAGCAGAACTGGTGAGCATGGATGAAGAAAAGTTTGTGGATGCCATTAACTCTGCCTTTGTGAGTATGAATTTGTCCAGCTGATGACGTGTTGCAGGGTGGTAGATACAGAAAGGTGTTTTGatgaaggaaaaaggaataaCCAACCAGCTGCCCCTTTGTAAGTGGGTTATGTGAAGAGGAGGGCATTCggggaaatgaaaaacaatggaaattaataacttctctctccccctctctctctccctctctctccctctcccctctctctctctcctctctcctctctctctctctctctctcatctcctctctctctctctctcctctctctctctctctctgcccctcccccactcacatgtgtgctctctctcacacatgctctctttcaaaataaatataaacttaaaagttttgTAGACAGACATGGATTCAATACTGTTATGGTTCTGTTAATCTCCTAGAAAAGGGAAACAGTATCACCAGCCTCTCagagtttaataataataaaaagtcgAAAGactgttttagtttatttttgagagtgtgtgtgtgtgagagagattgaagcccgacgcagggctcgatcctacaaaccatgagatcatgacctgagcc
This window of the Prionailurus viverrinus isolate Anna chromosome B3, UM_Priviv_1.0, whole genome shotgun sequence genome carries:
- the COQ6 gene encoding ubiquinone biosynthesis monooxygenase COQ6, mitochondrial isoform X2; the protein is MAARLALSRWRAAPAAAGRGPLLSCRRWSGAKADTVYDVVVSGGGLVGAAMACALGHDTHFCDKKILLLEAGPKKVWEKLPETYSNRVSSISPGSATLLSSFGAWDHICNMRYRAFRRMQVWDACSEALIMFDKDNLDDMGYIVENDVIMCALTKQLEAVSDRVTVLYRSKAVGYTWPYPFPMTDSSPWVHITLGDGSTLQTKLLIGADGHNSGVRQAAGIQNISWNYDQSAVVATLHLSEATENNVAWQRFLPSGPIALLPLSDTLSSLVWSTSHEHAAELVSMDEEKFVDAINSAFPTKVSARQLPPSVARVDARSRMSFPLGLGHAAEYVRPRLALIGDAAHRVHPLAGQGVNMGFGDISSLVHHLSAAAFNGKDLGSMSHLTGYETDRQRHNTALLAATDLLKRLYSTSATPLVLLRTWGLQATNAVSPLKEQIMAFASK
- the COQ6 gene encoding ubiquinone biosynthesis monooxygenase COQ6, mitochondrial isoform X1; the protein is MAARLALSRWRAAPAAAGRGPLLSCRRWSGAKADTVYDVVVSGGGLVGAAMACALGHDTHFCDKKILLLEAGPKKVWEKLPETYSNRVSSISPGSATLLSSFGAWDHICNMRYRAFRRMQVWDACSEALIMFDKDNLDDMGYIVENDVIMCALTKQLEAVSDRVTVLYRSKAVGYTWPYPFPMTDSSPWVHITLGDGSTLQTKLLIGADGHNSGVRQAAGIQNISWNYDQSAVVATLHLSEATENNVAWQRFLPSGPIALLPLSDTLSSLVWSTSHEHAAELVSMDEEKFVDAINSAFWSDANHTDFIDSAGTMLQYAVAFLKPTKVSARQLPPSVARVDARSRMSFPLGLGHAAEYVRPRLALIGDAAHRVHPLAGQGVNMGFGDISSLVHHLSAAAFNGKDLGSMSHLTGYETDRQRHNTALLAATDLLKRLYSTSATPLVLLRTWGLQATNAVSPLKEQIMAFASK